TGCTACGTATCATCTCGGGATTGCCTTCCTTGTGTTTGGTCTTTTTGAGATCGGATATTTTATGGCGGCGTTTTACTATCACCCAATTGCCGCCTATCACAGATGGTTGACCGGTTGTTTGATTTTACCTACGATCACTCACTTTACTCAATTTTTTATTCGTTATCCAAGTAACTACAATCGGAAATTTGGATTTTGGATGATGATCTTTCAACACCTTCTCGGATTTGTTGTCGCTTGTTTTTTTATTTATCTTACTTTTATTTCGGAAAAGATCTATCATTTTACCGCCCATCATTGGGATTTCAACGCTTTGGTCGCGAGTAAGTATCTTGCATTGCTTATCGCTCTTTACTCCGTTATTGCTTTTATCATTGTTCCGTCTTGGAGAATCATTATCGATAAGGAAAAGAAAAGGTTCCCAATCTTCTTATTTTCCCTCGGATTTATGATAGCGGCCTTCTATCCAAATATCGCCAACGTGTTGAGTCGAGATGGTTATATGGAGAGATCTACTTACATGACCTCGAACGTCATCTTTTTTATCGCGGCGTTCTCGGTTGTGGTGATCGTTTTTATCAACAGTAGTACCGAAAAAACTACCTTCATGGTTAAGATTGTAGGGGTCACTTTATTTACGATTTGTTTGATTATGCAGGCTCTCGTCTTTATTTCTAATCAGGACAAGGAGTCGGAATACGATAGTTTGCATATCGTAAATAGTGAAAGAGTTTTGGAAAACGGTCGAAGTAATAGTGATGTGCAGTATGTGCTTCGATATGACGGAAAAACCGGAGAACTAATCACTGACAATTACGATTCCAAGTATGGATTGGATCTTTCTCTCGTAAAAGTGGATTTACAAAACACTCTGATTTATGAAGAGATTGCCGCTTTGAAAGAAGATAATTTTCGTGAGAATCTTAAAGTTATTTTAGATGGTTCTCCAGAATACTTTGCGGGTCATAGGGACACGATTTACAAGTTCGTAAAAGAGAATTCTTCCCTGAGTTCGGGAAATCTTAAAAAGGCTCTTTTAAAATACGCAGAGGACTTGAATAGGGATGCGTTTGTAAATACCAACAAATTACAGGGAATCAATTCCGATTCTTTTTGCGAGCAAGGGAAGTCTTATTTGGAAAAAAATAAGGACTTGGAATCGTATAAAAATGGAATTTTGAAAAATTTGGAAGGATGTATTTGGAAGGGAAAAGAAATTTCAGGTAAGGAATTGAAAGCGGAGTTCTTGAAATACTTCAGTTATTTTAAACCTGCGGAGACAAGACATTATAGAAGAAGTGTGGACGGTTTTGGACATCACGTTGCGTTTATGAAATACGTTCCTTCTAAAAAACAGGTCGTGGAACTTGGATTCTCTTATAAAAAATATAGGGAATTTGTACATCCTACTTCCGTGAAACAAACGATCATTCTTTTTGTGGTGATTTTCGTGGTTCTTGTGTTATTTCCCTTATTCTTTAAGAGCAGTCTTGTCAATCCGTTGAACAATTTATTATCCGGAGTGGAAAAGGTAAACAAAGGCGATCTTGACGTTCGCGTTCCCGTAAAGGTAAGGGATGAAATTGGATTTTTGGCTGATTCGTTTAACTCGATGGTTTCTTCCATCAAACAGGCAAGAAGGGAACTTCAGGATTATGCGGAGAACTTGGAGGAAAAGGTAAAAGAAAGGACTCAGGAAGTTCAGGAAAAAATGGAAGAAGTCCAAAGACTGAAAATTCAGCAGGACGGGGATTATTTTCTTACTTCTCTTTTAGCAAAACCGCTTTTTTATAATGCGAACAAATCGAAGCTCGTTCATACCGAATTTATGCTCAAACAAAAAAAGCAATTCGAATTCCGCGGAAAACATTCCGATCTTGGCGGAGATATTTGTATTACTGGAAATTTACGTTTGGGTGTGCCTGATAATTATAAACGTTATACTATGGTAATGAATGGAGACGCCATGGGAAAATCCATGCAGGGTGCGGGAGGCGCTCTGGTTATGGGCGTTGTGATGAATTCCATTATGGCGCGTTCGGCCGCAAATAATAGAATTTTGAATAAAACTCCTTCCGAATGGTTGGAAGATGTGTATAACGAAATTCACTCCGTTTTTAAATCATTTAATGGAAGCATGGTAATTTCCGCGGCCATCTTTTTGATTGAAGAGGAGACAGGGAAGTGTTTTTACTTCAATGCGGAACACCCTTTTACAGTTTTATATCGAGATGGAAAGGCCAGCTTTTTGGAAACGGGACTTCAACTCCGTAAATTGGGATTGGATTCGGAGTTCGATTTTCAAGTGCAAAATTTCGAATTAAAAAAAGGGGACGTTTTAATTCTCGGATCGGACGGTCGAGACGATATCGATCTTACTTCTGATGATACAGTCAGAACGATCAACGAAGACGAGAATTTATTCCTCTTAAATGTGGAAAACGGAAAAGGAAACTTAGAAGATATTGAAACTGAAATCCGCAAGCATGGAGAATTAACGGATGATCTTTCCCTTTTAAAGGTCGAATTTCAAGCTGAAGTCAAAAAGGACGAGTTGGATGAAATGTTCACCTCCGGTGATAGAATCGAAGTCGCTTTAAATCCAGATGTGATCTATGAAGACGCAAAACAGTTATATAAAAATGGCAAAATAGACCAAGCTCTCGAACTTCTCAAGACGGGATATACGAACGATACTGCAAATCAAAGAATCAATAAACTTTTGGGTCTTTTGAGTTTTAAAGGTAAGGATTATACGACAGCGATTGAAGTTTTAAATAACTACCTCAAGACTGATCCGGGATTACATGAGTATTGGTTTTATCTTTCCATTGCAAATAAAAAAGTAGGAAAGTATGAACAAGCTCTTCAGGCGAGTTTGAAATTAAACGATATTCAACCGGATAACTTATCTAATTTGGTTAATCTTTCCGATATCTATCGCTTAATGGACCAATTTGATCTCGCTGAAAAAACGGCTCGAAAACTAATACACTTAGATCCCGGAAATCAAAACGGGGAAAGACTTTTGAAGCTCATCGAAAGAGATCGTGCGTAAATTCTTATTAGGAATTTTATTCTTAATTTCTATTAATCTTTATTCGGATAAGAATAAATGGATTCGAAGGATTCCTCTAAATCGAGGGGAACTTATACTTGAAATTCGAAATAATTCCCAAGATAGTACTTGGAACGAATTTGCTCGCCGCAAAACCTCCGATTTTTTTAGGGCTTTAGAATCTTATTCCGGTATCTCCTTTCACGAAGCCAGTGCCTCTATATTTGAGGATCAAAAGGCTTCCGAAAAATATAAGGTTCTGTTGATAGTTCAAGATCAGATTTTTCTAAACGGAACCAGAGTTACGGGATACAATAATATCTCCGGGGATTTGGGAACGACGCGTGGAATTTTTATGGAACCCGATCTTTCTCCTATAGGGTATCCGGCGTTGTTGTTTCATGAACTCGGGCATTTCTACTTTTCAGATTTGGCTTGGTTGAGCGAGGGATTGGTTTCCTTTTTACCTTTTGTTTTATACAAAGAGAAAAAAATCGATCTCACAAAGGAAGAGCTTATTTCAATCGCGGAAGAGTGGAATACGGAAGAAGGTCTTCAAGGTGAAAAAGATTTTCCATTGGATCCGGATTTTAGACAGAAATATCCTTCGGCTAATTCTGTCTTTTATAATAAAGCTTTAAAAGTTCAATATATTCTTTATAAAGAATTAGGCCCTGTGGGATACCGGGATTTTGTCAAAAAATTGGTTTTTGAAAATTCTCCTAAAACGACAAAAGAAGTGATTTTAAAACTGAAATCTATTCGAAATAAAAATTGGTCTAGTTTATTGAAAGGCTGGGTTATTCCCGGTTCGTATGAAGTTTATACTTGGAAAACTTTCGAAAAAGAATCCATCCTCGGAACTTTTATACAATAGAGTTATTGAAAAATTGTATACTACTCGGACGCATGAAAATAATACCATGATAAGCTTATTTTGAAAATTAGAATGTTGGAATATACCTCTAAAAATTCTGATTTGACTTATATTTTAAGAATCGCCTTACTTTTGCAAAATCGAACATTTATTTTTAAGTACTATTTTCATACGTCCGAGTAGTAATTTATAGTATCAAGCCGTATGACTCGTCTGTTTAATGAAATTAAAGCCGTCGAAATTAATTTTTCAATAACTCTGATTTTTCTAAAATAAAAAACATATTATGAAAACATATTGTCTGTCTTAAAAATAAAATTTTTGGTAAGCCTATAAATCTTTTAATATCACTTAAGTGATATGTCTTTAAAATAAGATCTTCGATCATTCGTTAAATCGAATTGATTCTAATTTTATCATTGAAAAGAAGATTCTTACGGTTAAAGTAACGTCTGTTCTAAAAGATAGAAAAACCGATTCCTTCGGAATCGATTAAAAATTTTTTAAAAGAAAGGTTTGTTAAGTTTATGGGCGAAACTGGATTCGTCTCGAACAACGTGTTTTTAAATTATTATTCTTTTGGGAGTTTGTTACTATTCTTAACTTCCATGCTCGTTTCAGGCGTGTTTCTTTTTATTGATCGAAAAGTATCGAGCACGAAACACTTGGCAATTGGGATTTTTTTTCTCGGAATATTCCAATTTGGTTATGTTATCGCTACGTTTCTTTATCATCCTTTTGCGGCATATCATCGCTGGATCACGGTAGGTTTTATTCTTCCCGCAATTTTGCACATCGGACAGTTTATCGCGCGTTATCCCAAAAACGATTTTCCGAAATTCAATCAAATAACTACGATCGTGTTGTGGTTGATTGCCTTATTTTCAATCGGTTATTTCTGTTTTTCCACTTGGAACGCTTCCGTAAAATATTACTTCACAGCGCATCGTTGGGATTTTAACGCGGAAAACATAAATAACAAAATTGCGAACATCGTATTTAGTTACATGTTTATTAATTTTTTTGCAATTCCGATTTGGAGAATGACCCATCTTAGCGGAAAAACGAGATGGATTGTCTTCGCGTTTACGGTGTCTTTCTTGATTGGAGGAACGCTTCCGGTAATTGCGAATTTTTTGGGTAACGACGGCTATCTAGAAAGATCGATTTATTTTACTTCGATTGTTTTGTTGTTTATGACAGCGTTTTTTATTATTCTCATTCTATATCTAAACTTCTCGGTCGAGAAAACTTCTTTCATGCTTGAGATCGTTGGAATTACGTTCGTTACCGTTCTGATCGTCATGCAAATTTTGATTTATATTTCTAATCAAGATAAAGAGTTCGAATATGATACTCTGAGCCGGATTCGTGTCGAAAAGGCTCTGGAAGGTGAAAGTGTCAAAGGAGGGATTTCTTACATATTCAAATGGAATCATGTCGAAAATTCTTTTGATAAAGAAAGGTACGATCCTAAAATCCACCCGGATCAAGAACAGATTGAAATTGATTTTAAAAATACATTGTTATACGAGGAAATGTTTAATCTTTCTGAAAATGGTTTTAGAGAATCGCTTTTAGAGCTTATGGATCATTCTCATGAGAACTTCGGAGGATATAAATATTTTATCATAAATTTCTTAGGCGAACATCCCAATCTGGAAGATAAAAATCTCAAACTTGAGTTGAGTAAAGAGTTATCCGGATTGAACCTTCACGTAATTGCGGCCTCAAATAAACTCGATAATATATTCGCGGAAGATTTCTGTACGGAAGGAAAAGATTATTTAGAAAATTCTAAAAAACTAAGAATGTTTCGAGTTTTTTTGGAATATCATTGGGACTTTTGCAAATCGGATGGCAGAGATATAAGACCGGCCATATTTAAAAAAAAAGTTTTAAATTATTTTCGTCCTTTCGTTCCTTCTTTTACCAGATATTATCGTGGAAAGAACGTGGGAGATCATAACTTTCACTATATAGGATTTGTTAACTACGATCGTGAAAGGAATAATGTAAGTGAAATCGGATTTTCTTACAGAGCTTATCGCGAGTTTATACATCCGACCGCATTAAAACAAATCATCGTTCTCGGAGTGGTGGTTGTTATGATCGTTTTTTTATTCCCTCTTTTCTTTCGAACAAGTCTTTTTTCTCCGTTAAAAGACTTATTGAGCGGAGTTGAGAGAGTGAACGGTGGAAATTTTGAAGTGCAGGTTCCAATCCGAATCAAAGACGAGATCGGATTTTTGGCAAATTCGTTTAACAATATGGTTTCTTCGATCCGAGACGCAAGAAAAGAACTTCAGGATTATGCGAATTATCTTGCTATAAAAGTGCGTCTCAGAACAGAAGAACTGTCTGAAAAGATCGAGGAATTGCAAAATCTCAAAATTCAACAAGACGGGGACTATTTTTTAACTTCTCTTCTTGCAAAGCCTTTGAATTACAACGCGAATAAATCCACTCGGATTTCTACTCAATTTTTACTCAGACAAAAAAAGCAGTTCGAATTTAAGGGGAAACGAGCTGATTTGGGGGGAGACATCTGTATTACTGGGAATCTGCGTTTGGGAACTCCTTCTGATTATAAACGATATGTCTTTGCGATGAACGGAGACGCTATGGGTAAATCTATGCAGGGTGCGGGAGGCGCTCTGGTTATAGGAGTTATGGTCAATTCGATTCTAGCCCGTTCTGCCGCAGATGATCGAATTCTGGATACTTCTCCGGAACAATGGCTTATGGAAATGTACGAGGAATTAAACTCTGTATTTAAATCTTTTGATGGAAGCATGGTGGTTTCAGCTTCTTTTTTTCTAATCGAAGAAAATTCCGGTAAAACATACTATTTCAATGCGGAACATCCTTTTACGGTTTTATATCGAGGCGGAAGGGCCGTTTTTTTGGAGTCTTCCTTAATGCTTCGTAAGATCGGTTTGGAATCGGAATATGCCTTTCAAGTTTTTACGACTACTTTAAGGGAAGGAGACGTTCTTATCATTGGTTCGGACGGTAAAGACGACCTAGATCTTACTCCCGATAAAGATACAAGATCAATCAACGAAGACGAGACTCTTTTTTTAAAAATTGTGGAGGCCGGAAAAGGGAATATCGAACAAATCGAACAACTGATTTGTAAGAAAGGGGAAATTATCGACGATCTTTCCCTTTTAAGAATCGAGTACGGAGTTCCTCAGTTAAATTCAGAAAAAAATTGTTTAAAAACGGATAAAACAAAAAGCCCTTCCTTAAACTTAAACGAGGGAGTTTCCGATTGGAATGCATCTTATTCTCACGCGCGGCAATTATATAGAAATGGAAACGTAAAAGAAGCAATCCATGAACTTATGGATCTTTATTCTAAAATGCCGGAGGATTCAAAGGTAATTAAGTTACTCGGACTTTTGAGTTTTAAGGATAAGGATTACGTCACAGCCGTGGAGATTTTAGGAAAGTATCTCGAACTCAATTCCGAATTAAGCGAATATTGGTATTATTTTTCTATCGCTAACAAAAAGTTAGGGAGATTTTCTGAAGCGATTTCTGCCTCGGAAAAGGTCGCTATAAAACAACCGGATAACATAAACAATCTTGTCAATCTTTCCGATTTGTACCGACTTCAACGTGAGTATGTGCGAGCTAAAGAGATTGCGATTAAAATTTTAAATGTGGATCCTCAAAACGAAAACGCAAAAAAGATTCTTAAGGAAATAGAAAATAAAATTTGAGTGAAAACTCTCCGTTGAATTAATTCGGAGAGTTTTTTTGATTTTACGACAAAGGATTTTTTGTTAATTCCTTTGATCGAAGGGAATTGAAAAACTTAGAAATTTTATTTTACTCTGGTCCAGGTGGATTCTTTTCCGATCATCATAAAACCCACTTTATAACCACCCTTTAAATCAAGAGTATCGGCGGTTCTTAAAGTAAGCCTACCGTCGTAAGTTTTGCCTCCTTTCGGATCGTAAACTCTTCCCCCGGTCCAAACTTGTTCGCCTTCGTAAGAAAAACCGGTGAGGAAGAGCAATCCCATGATAGGGCGGGTGCGAAGGCTTTCATCTTTATTATGTACGTCCACTTTTGGACTACCGGGTGTTCCTTCGGTGCTTCCTGCGGGATAAACCGGTTCTTTCAACCAAACAATCTTTCCGCAAATTTTCGCTCCGCATTTGTGCAAGTCGACTTGAGCGTCTTTTTCTTTGTTCCACCATTTTCCAAGAATCGCATCTTCTTCACTCGCAAATGCAGGCACTGAAAGACATATGAGCACTAAAAACATTGCGATTGTTCTAAACTTTATCATTCCATACTCCAAAAAGTGTTTTGAGGTCAAAATTCTCGGAAGGATGCGGGTAAAGTCAACAAAAAAGAAAATTTCTACTTCTCGAAGTCTTGATACAACATTGAAGGTTGAATTCCCTGATTAGCTTGGTATTTTCCGGACGTATATTCCGTTATTTGTCCCTCAAGAGTATGATAAAAAATCTGACAGACTTCCACTCCGGGATATACGATGAGAGGTTGGATGACAGAAATTTCCAAAGTCCAAAATCCTTTGAAACCTACGTCTCCGAATCCGGCAGTTACATGAACGAGCATTCCTAATCTTCCTATGGATGATCTACCTTCGAGCATAGGCACTAAGTTATGAGTTTCGGTGAACTCTAAGGTTCTTCCCAAATACAATATACCCGGTTTTAACAAAAGACCCGATTCTGGAATAATTTGTTTTTTGGTAAGATTTGGCTTTTTCATATCTAGAGGAGGTTCCGTATAAACTAGAAGTTCCTCGTGAAGCCTTAGGTTATAAGAATTTGGGTTGAGTTGTTTTTCTGAGTAGGGAGTAATTACAATATCTTTACCGATTCGTTTTTGAATTTCTTTTCCTGTAAGAATCATTTATCTTCCTTTAAAAATCGGCTTTCGTTTTTCTTGAAATGCTTTCAGCGCCTCCAACCGATCTTCGGTCTTTAAGGTTTTGTTGTAATATGTACTTTCCGTTTCGAGAGCCTTTCGTATGTCCTGACCATAACCTTCCGAAATTGCTTTCTTTGCAAGCTGAAGTGCGAGAGGCGCACAATGAGATGCCATTTCTTCCGCTAACATTTTTGCAGCGGGTAGAGAAGAATCGTGCCAGATTGAATTTGCCAGACCGTAACTGAAAGCGGTTTTCGCATCGATCGTATTACCTGTAAAAATCATTTCTTTCGCTTTCGCGATTCCGATTCTGCGAGGAAGTCTTTGAGTTCCCCCGCCTCCGGGTATAATTCCTAAACGAGCTTCTGTAAGTCCGATTCGAATATCGTTTTTGAGAAGGATAAAGTCGCAGCAAAGCGCGAGTTCTAATCCGCCTCCGAACGCATCCCCATCCAGTGCCGCTATGGTCGGATATGGAAAATTTTCCAGTTCTAAGAAACAATTTTTAAGATCATCCAAAAAGTGCTTCACTTCTTTGGAGGACATCGTTGCTCTCTCTTTTAAATCTGCTCCTGCGCAAAAGGATGGTCCGACTCCTCCAAGAACGAGAGCTCGAACGGATTCTTCCTTTTTTGCTTTTAGAATGGCCTTGTGAAGTGTCGAAAGAAGTTCTATGCTGATCGCGTTTCTTTTTTCGGGTCTATTTAAAAGTAAAACCGCGATTTCTTTTTCTGTAGAATACAATATTGTGGAAGATTCGCTCATTTTAATGAACCATTTTTTTAACAGAATAATTCTTGCCGAAACCTTTTTGCTCCGATAAAATAAATGCCTGTCTCAAATTTTTTAAGACAACTGAAGTTATGCTACATAAATCGAGAAAAATTTTCCTAACATTCCTTCTAATACCATTCTTATTTCAATGCAAAGAAAAAGACTCAAATAACAATCTATTCGCCGGGCTTGGTTTTGGAAATCCAGTGATTACTTCAATCGAACCTTCAGCCGGATCTCCTCCTCAAGCCGATGGAGTTTCTTATACCGGAACTCAGATTACGATTAAAGGAAGAAATTTTACTCCGAATTCTACGGATACGATCGTGAAGTTTAACGGACTTGCGGGTACAATTTTTTCAATAACGACTACGGAAATCATCACCACAGTTCCTACGGGAGCAACTGCGGGTTTTTTAACCGTTTCGAAAGCGGACGGATTTTGCGATACCGTTAACGGAACCGACGGTTATAATTGTTCCGCCAGAAGATTCTATGTGGATTGTTATAAGGCTTACAGTAATATTTATGGGGATGAAACCGCGATTAACTATCCCGATTCTCAAACGGTTAAATTTACAGATAATTATTCGACAAAAGCCTTCCGTTCCAATCTCAAGGAAGTGGGAGAAACGGTTCTTACTTTTGAATGTGATAACCTAGTGACCGTGAAGTATTTTTCGAAAAATTGTACTACCAATACCATAGGAACTTTCGACGCTCCCGTTTACAATCCAATCATCAATTTTACGGAAAACTATGCGGTTCAGTATTTTATAACGACCGGAAAAGGGAGTTGTAAAATCGGCTTTCGGTAACTGATACTGTTTTCAGAGAACGTTATTGAATCGTAGTTCATTCAGTAAAATTCTCCCTAAAAAATGTTTGGTTTTTTCCGTAAATCTGTTAGAGTTCGGGTAGGAGTTGTATCATGAAGGTAGTTTCCTCGGTTCAGCT
The nucleotide sequence above comes from Leptospira weilii. Encoded proteins:
- a CDS encoding SpoIIE family protein phosphatase encodes the protein MGLDFLRSDLILFNYYSFGSLLVTITTFFLAVFFLSLKRKTVATYHLGIAFLVFGLFEIGYFMAAFYYHPIAAYHRWLTGCLILPTITHFTQFFIRYPSNYNRKFGFWMMIFQHLLGFVVACFFIYLTFISEKIYHFTAHHWDFNALVASKYLALLIALYSVIAFIIVPSWRIIIDKEKKRFPIFLFSLGFMIAAFYPNIANVLSRDGYMERSTYMTSNVIFFIAAFSVVVIVFINSSTEKTTFMVKIVGVTLFTICLIMQALVFISNQDKESEYDSLHIVNSERVLENGRSNSDVQYVLRYDGKTGELITDNYDSKYGLDLSLVKVDLQNTLIYEEIAALKEDNFRENLKVILDGSPEYFAGHRDTIYKFVKENSSLSSGNLKKALLKYAEDLNRDAFVNTNKLQGINSDSFCEQGKSYLEKNKDLESYKNGILKNLEGCIWKGKEISGKELKAEFLKYFSYFKPAETRHYRRSVDGFGHHVAFMKYVPSKKQVVELGFSYKKYREFVHPTSVKQTIILFVVIFVVLVLFPLFFKSSLVNPLNNLLSGVEKVNKGDLDVRVPVKVRDEIGFLADSFNSMVSSIKQARRELQDYAENLEEKVKERTQEVQEKMEEVQRLKIQQDGDYFLTSLLAKPLFYNANKSKLVHTEFMLKQKKQFEFRGKHSDLGGDICITGNLRLGVPDNYKRYTMVMNGDAMGKSMQGAGGALVMGVVMNSIMARSAANNRILNKTPSEWLEDVYNEIHSVFKSFNGSMVISAAIFLIEEETGKCFYFNAEHPFTVLYRDGKASFLETGLQLRKLGLDSEFDFQVQNFELKKGDVLILGSDGRDDIDLTSDDTVRTINEDENLFLLNVENGKGNLEDIETEIRKHGELTDDLSLLKVEFQAEVKKDELDEMFTSGDRIEVALNPDVIYEDAKQLYKNGKIDQALELLKTGYTNDTANQRINKLLGLLSFKGKDYTTAIEVLNNYLKTDPGLHEYWFYLSIANKKVGKYEQALQASLKLNDIQPDNLSNLVNLSDIYRLMDQFDLAEKTARKLIHLDPGNQNGERLLKLIERDRA
- a CDS encoding SpoIIE family protein phosphatase, with translation MGETGFVSNNVFLNYYSFGSLLLFLTSMLVSGVFLFIDRKVSSTKHLAIGIFFLGIFQFGYVIATFLYHPFAAYHRWITVGFILPAILHIGQFIARYPKNDFPKFNQITTIVLWLIALFSIGYFCFSTWNASVKYYFTAHRWDFNAENINNKIANIVFSYMFINFFAIPIWRMTHLSGKTRWIVFAFTVSFLIGGTLPVIANFLGNDGYLERSIYFTSIVLLFMTAFFIILILYLNFSVEKTSFMLEIVGITFVTVLIVMQILIYISNQDKEFEYDTLSRIRVEKALEGESVKGGISYIFKWNHVENSFDKERYDPKIHPDQEQIEIDFKNTLLYEEMFNLSENGFRESLLELMDHSHENFGGYKYFIINFLGEHPNLEDKNLKLELSKELSGLNLHVIAASNKLDNIFAEDFCTEGKDYLENSKKLRMFRVFLEYHWDFCKSDGRDIRPAIFKKKVLNYFRPFVPSFTRYYRGKNVGDHNFHYIGFVNYDRERNNVSEIGFSYRAYREFIHPTALKQIIVLGVVVVMIVFLFPLFFRTSLFSPLKDLLSGVERVNGGNFEVQVPIRIKDEIGFLANSFNNMVSSIRDARKELQDYANYLAIKVRLRTEELSEKIEELQNLKIQQDGDYFLTSLLAKPLNYNANKSTRISTQFLLRQKKQFEFKGKRADLGGDICITGNLRLGTPSDYKRYVFAMNGDAMGKSMQGAGGALVIGVMVNSILARSAADDRILDTSPEQWLMEMYEELNSVFKSFDGSMVVSASFFLIEENSGKTYYFNAEHPFTVLYRGGRAVFLESSLMLRKIGLESEYAFQVFTTTLREGDVLIIGSDGKDDLDLTPDKDTRSINEDETLFLKIVEAGKGNIEQIEQLICKKGEIIDDLSLLRIEYGVPQLNSEKNCLKTDKTKSPSLNLNEGVSDWNASYSHARQLYRNGNVKEAIHELMDLYSKMPEDSKVIKLLGLLSFKDKDYVTAVEILGKYLELNSELSEYWYYFSIANKKLGRFSEAISASEKVAIKQPDNINNLVNLSDLYRLQREYVRAKEIAIKILNVDPQNENAKKILKEIENKI
- a CDS encoding DUF2147 domain-containing protein, yielding MIKFRTIAMFLVLICLSVPAFASEEDAILGKWWNKEKDAQVDLHKCGAKICGKIVWLKEPVYPAGSTEGTPGSPKVDVHNKDESLRTRPIMGLLFLTGFSYEGEQVWTGGRVYDPKGGKTYDGRLTLRTADTLDLKGGYKVGFMMIGKESTWTRVK
- the dcd gene encoding dCTP deaminase, whose amino-acid sequence is MILTGKEIQKRIGKDIVITPYSEKQLNPNSYNLRLHEELLVYTEPPLDMKKPNLTKKQIIPESGLLLKPGILYLGRTLEFTETHNLVPMLEGRSSIGRLGMLVHVTAGFGDVGFKGFWTLEISVIQPLIVYPGVEVCQIFYHTLEGQITEYTSGKYQANQGIQPSMLYQDFEK
- a CDS encoding enoyl-CoA hydratase/isomerase family protein, whose product is MSESSTILYSTEKEIAVLLLNRPEKRNAISIELLSTLHKAILKAKKEESVRALVLGGVGPSFCAGADLKERATMSSKEVKHFLDDLKNCFLELENFPYPTIAALDGDAFGGGLELALCCDFILLKNDIRIGLTEARLGIIPGGGGTQRLPRRIGIAKAKEMIFTGNTIDAKTAFSYGLANSIWHDSSLPAAKMLAEEMASHCAPLALQLAKKAISEGYGQDIRKALETESTYYNKTLKTEDRLEALKAFQEKRKPIFKGR
- a CDS encoding LIC10067 family putative lipoprotein; translated protein: MLHKSRKIFLTFLLIPFLFQCKEKDSNNNLFAGLGFGNPVITSIEPSAGSPPQADGVSYTGTQITIKGRNFTPNSTDTIVKFNGLAGTIFSITTTEIITTVPTGATAGFLTVSKADGFCDTVNGTDGYNCSARRFYVDCYKAYSNIYGDETAINYPDSQTVKFTDNYSTKAFRSNLKEVGETVLTFECDNLVTVKYFSKNCTTNTIGTFDAPVYNPIINFTENYAVQYFITTGKGSCKIGFR